DNA sequence from the Anser cygnoides isolate HZ-2024a breed goose chromosome 7, Taihu_goose_T2T_genome, whole genome shotgun sequence genome:
CCTTTTATTATGTCTCCTGATTTTAGATTTGCAAACAATAGAAGTGTCTCTATGTAAATTGTGTGGCATGCTAACTAAGCTGATCAGTCCAGTAGTAACACTCTGTTGATATTCTTCTGCCATCTTCTGGGCAACTCTCTTTCATTTCTCCCACAAGAATGCAGATCTATTAATTGTGTTCAGATATATAATACCATAAcaagacaaatatttattatagtAATTCTAAAAAGATCTTAGTTTCTTGGTGAAACAGGTTACTATTTGAtgatggatttaaaaaatacatattttatatatctatAAAGATTAAAGTGATCATTTTTTCTAAACTCTTGTGCACATCAGTTACAACTGCTTGATCATGTGGTCAAGGAATTTAAGAACCATTGGATCCTGTTGTTTGGAAATCTAAAGGTTAATCTGTTATGCTAGTAGGCTGCATGGCCcatcataggaaaaaaaaaaaaagacaactatCATTTATGATTGGAGAAGTGTTAAATAACTATTACAttaaagctgtattaaatatgaTAGGGTTTCCTGATATGTGAGATACACATAGTTTGAAATAACTATTATAATTTTAGAGAGGCGTTATTTTTATGTACTGTTTTACCAAAGTTTTAATCCAAAGAGGAGATATCCTTATTTTAGAAGTTTTACGTGGAGCTACGCATCTTCTGTTGAATCATGTTGTTTGAAAATACTTATAATAAATGTTTACTTAATTGCAGATGGCGGAGCTTGACACCAGTTGGACAGCCTATACCAGGAACTAGATTTATTGCATTTAAAGTACCTTTAAAAGGGGTATGTATAAACAGTAATTACAGATTGTCTCTACTAAATACAATGCAAAAGTAATGAATAGCATTAATATTCATGCAAGCTTCTGgaaagttttatgaaaaaatattttgtggtcTTTAAAAAATCAGTCCAGTCATTTAACAATGGCTTTATGTACATAatatattcttttctctttcttttaaagtttgTGTTTGATGTTActcttttattcttctgaaaatcaTACAGTCTTGTTTCTAACCAATCAGCAAAATTGATTAGATCGCTGATTAATTTAGTGGCCTAAATTCATGATCttatttaacatcttttctTGACTGTTACGACAGAAGCCCAATTATCAGTATGGAGGGGCTTATGATACAAATAACAATCCAGGCAATATAAGCCCAAGTACAAGTTTACAGAAATCAGGCTATTAAAAGATTCCAGCTACTGCAGTACTCTTAAGATTAGAGATCCAGACTACCAGTTCTGTAAGCAAATACTTTTAGTGATATGGAGAAATGCAGTATTTGTAGATTTATTTGATTAATGTGTTAGTACCTCCATTAGATTCTTACTAAGATGGAGTAATGTCTTAATCTATTAAATACACTGAGCCAGTTCTATACGTTTTTTGTGACAGGACAAAATGTGGAGGCtgtctttttttcagttcatcagTTCTTTGGTGGATTGAGGGATAGGGTTGCAAATTTGCCCTTCGATATAAATTAACACTTAAAAGTGCTGTGCAAATTAACTCTTACAAGTCCTTGCTTCAGATACACAGGAAAGAATTTTCTAAGCTCTTTTAACATTCAACAGCTAGACATAATCTTAGCAGTTAATAGTAAATATTCTGTCTAAGCTATTGTCTGCAGTTTgcccacacacaaaaaattattattacGGTATATTAATGCCCATTATGTTTTCAGTCACCATTCAGTTCACTTCTGTTAACAATGACTGAAGTGGAATGCTCACAGTGTTCGCTTCCTTAGCTGCTTTCACACAGCTTcagtatgatgtttttattgctttgacACCAAAGATCTCAGACTTGATATTGGTCATATTCTCCATGGTACTGATGGAGCACACAACAGCCGCGTGTCTTCTACCAGAGATCGCCAGAGGGTAGATCTATCCACTGGTGGATATAAGATTCAGTAGATTTATAATTAACTTCTTTGCTGTTTAAGTAGGAGAGATTTTTGCATCAGCAGCTCCTCTAATTCCACTTGATCCAGCACCATTTTTTTGCACAGACATACTGCTCTAGACAGGATTTTTTCACTGCATATTTTTCAAGTTCCTTGTCTCTCCAGATTTCAGAGAAAGATACTTCATCACCAACTCCCCAGTAGCTCACTCTTCCCCTGTATCTTCTGTGATAGTCTGGAAGGAGTTCATTAGCCAGAGATCATAAAAGGGTAGATATTTTCGCAGAATTCCTGATGAgttttttcagaaaatctcaAATACTCTTTCAATACATAGTCTTTCATAACACATTTGACAGTTTACTCAACCAAGCAATATGTTTACAGGTGTCttagttttttaaaattgtgtttccCCTCAATGTTAAGTGTGGGTTCacatagtaaaagaaaaaattctttcaaGTTCTATCACAGACTTGTGTGGACTCGTGTTTTGTCACCTCAAAGTTAGTAAATTCAGTtgcaaattttattaaaaaacactgCTGAGTAGCTGAGAGATGACTGACTactcttcattttgtttgaacTTAGACAACCTCCACTGTTTTTTCAGCAGTACACCAATTTTTGGAATACTTAGAACTGAATACTTCTATGTGCTTTCTACGCTACTTTTTTTAGCTCAAGCTTCCTAATCATACATTAGCTTGGGAATGTCCTGCTGTTTATTCTTTAATGAGAATTCCTGCATCTGTTTCTCAACTTGACTCAAATTGCTTGCTAGCATCTTAAATTAGAATCTGTACAGTCAAAAGATGGAATAGTTAGTTACACTATAGCATCTGTGGTTCTGAGAGGTGTATGGTCTGTGGCTGCCTTCCTTTCCATTAGTTCTGAGTACAGTCTACTTGAATTTCTTATTGACAAAGGAACTGAGAGGTGGTTGAGGCTGCTGCGTCTGTTTTGTCACTGTCTTTATTGGTTGTAACAGAGCCTGTGTCAAAAGGCTCTCACAGTGAACAGCTCACTATTCAGAGAAAATCCAGTTTTGTGCATGAGGCATTTTCATACCTAGAATGGAGAACACGTTTCAAAAACCACAGCTACAATAGGGTGAGTAAACAATTTTTCCAATGTGTCtgtcaaaatgaaattaattattcaTTGTTCACCAACATGCAGCTTTTTTAGCCACTGTATTTTAGTCTTATTTAATATTTCCAGTGCTACATATGTAATAATTTTCCAGTTCTAtacatgcaaatacattttaccAAGAGATGAAGCAAGGATAAAAATGCCTGCATAACATGGGGAGAAAGTGAAAATCTTTAGAATAAGTGAACTCTGATATCACAACTTATCacaatgttttctgtgaaatacGCAGTTAATTTTGTGCTATTGTACAGTTGGTTTTGTACAATAAGTTTTAGGGGAAAAGGGTTAgggtgctttgctttttcctgtgtAGTTACTTAAtcagtgtgtgtatatatatatatatatatatataaattagtGTATATTATATATGCAGCATTTTGTAGGATTTTTTACTGTCAAATCAGTACTTAACTCAAATAATGTTTGCTAATGTTGTGCAAATGGAAGTTCCTCCACATTTTGTTGCCTTTTCATCTGAATAGGAACAAATTCTTGATTTCTTGTTATTTggttccttttcatttcttaatcTGTATAAAACATGGATATGGTTTTGGTAGTGTAAACATTCCCTTTTATAAACTggtgttttcttgtttaaagTGGCTGAATATTACAAATGTTTTGTTATTAGAAATTAAgcacatttttgcattttcattgtaGGCAATTAACCAGAGGCTTACCCCAACCCAGAAATTTACACCAAAAGACTTGATTGCTGCAATGAAAGCCCTAAATGTGGAGCTTGGATTAATTATTGATTTAACATATACCACACGATACTATGAAGTTAAGGTAATGCAAGAATAATAACAAAGTAAAGTAGCTGCTGccatatttgttttaaagtatttatgcATTTGCTCATCTTGAATGGACAAGTTGAGCCATCTAAACTTTGTGGCTCTAATAGAAACCAAATGTTTTATCACAGAGGAAATAACTCTCTCCCCTGGCTAGTTACATTTGTGGCTTATTTGTATTATGGTTGCTTAGAATAATGGATAAAGACTTCAGTGCTAAGCACTGCAGAAAAGATGCTGAAGACTTGCAGCCTGTATCCTGAAGACATTCTCATTTATGCCTAAGGTGGGCTTTTTTAGTAGTTTATTTACTCGTCTTCAGTGGAaagtatgcattttaaaattacttcatttcAAATTTGTTACCTGTATAGTCCAAACAATTTTGATTGCTTcctactgaaaaggaaaataaatagaattgtTATAACTGAATGTTAATTTTTGAATGTACATCAGCTTGACATGCTTAGGGTGCAGATATGTGTGTATATGGTTGTTGCTGGGAAGGGTAAGTATTGCTAATAATTGTTAAACGTGTTAGAATGGAATTACAAGAATCTGCTCTCTTTAGTTAATGTTCTGCCTTATGGTCAGGGATAAGTAAGGCCTGTGTAGAAACTCTTCTTTGAGATCAGGTCTTTataacagaaatgcaaatggtAGTTTCTGAGAGCATGTCTCTAGAGTCATGTCAAGAGCATTTTCAGTTTCTACACAGTATTTGAACTACTGTTTTTCATGGGCATTATTTTAGATATTGCTTAAGGTTTTCCCTTGATGCATGATGTCAATAATGTtcgctatttttttcttcttgttgctaGGACTTACCTAAAAGTGTGCAGTACAAGAAACTTTACACTGTTGGACTTGAAGTCCCTGATAATGCTACTATCCTACAGTTCAAAAAGTGGGTCAGAAAATTCCTGTGGGAAAATGCAGGAAACGGTAAATATCAACATCTTAAGCTGTAAAAGAccaaaatttttatttcagtggtaACTGCATCATATATTAATTACAGTAGATTCTTTAAGACATCTGGGATCTCAGGTTTGTCCTTTTTGTACTCGTTGATGCTGctgtatttatgcttttttattataCTTCTGTAATTGTGCTGGGGAAGTCTTCCCTGTCCAGTGCTTGTTGAATGCCCTCACCTGATCTCCACCTTCTAAGTACCTGTTTCACAAGGTTTAAATCAATTGCCTCCACCTAGCTGACATAGTACTCAATAGAAATAAGACTTTTATCTGTCTCACTCAAGTTGTCCTCCATCAGTTCAGTATCACAACTGCCGGCCCATTATGGATGTTTTAAATAGCACAGGGTTTCTCTGATGGCACTGGGCACAGATATTTGTGGGCGACCTAATGGAGCCCATTTAGTCTGACATAGCAGTTTTCTGAATTATGAACCCATTATTGCCCTCATATCCTAGCAAttcttaaaaatcattttgcagaCACAACATCAGGGTTTCCACAGTGTGGATCTGTTGCTGTTTTAGGGTTTTTGCATTAGTACAATTCTCCCTGGAATGATACAAGCGCTTTTCAGGGAAATAAATTTGCAAGCACTTTGCCACAGCCTGTTTGCAGCTTTTACCTTCTCACTTTATTTGCTACAGATTTTAACTGTTCATTTATCTGATATTGAAGAACCATTCCTTCAGACTTTTTTCATGCTAATTGCTATGGTTACTCTGGcattttctgtgagaaaatacagtttaaattTCCAAGTACGTACAGTTTTTGCTGCAGAATATAACTGTTGTTTTGCAGTGGAAGGTCAGCTCTGTTGAATGAAAGAGCTCTGATCTAAATCTCAGGTATGAGAGCTTAAACTGGAAGTGGTGGGAAAATTAAAAAGCGTAAGAAGATGGTTTTGTCCTTATTCAGAAAGTTAATGTGCAGGTTcttcctttgctcttttttgGCCTTAGGAAACTTacttggaaattattttttccttcttgttttgaTCCAGTGATTCTTTCAATGATACAAAGCATAGTCTGTGTTTAAATctaattaattattattctcAGAATCAAGAGAATCAATTCCTAATTTGTTACCGTTCCAGCTAGTAAGACTGTTTTGGCAGGGTTTATATAAATACAGAGATGTGAGAACTTCCATTTTTATGTTAACTTTCATTGTAACTTGCCCTCTGTTTCAGACTACCCGTAAAATTTCTCAGGATTCTTctcacaaataatttttaataagttCTGAAGGGTTAGGACACCAACCTAGAATAAATTTATGTGATAACATGACTGTCCTATTCTGTGGCAAACAGTTGTAGAGTATCTCATTCAAAAATTTATCAAAGTCCATTTCAAAGACTTTCTGTCAGTACTTTGTCCCTGCCCAAACTTTGTTCTGCTGATGTTTGTCTTCTAAAATCTTGCCCAAAACTCTCAACCTATTAATATATCCTTACATTCTTATACCAGCTTTGTTCTAAGTATTGTTCTCCATCCCCTGGTATTGTAAATAATATCTcagatttgtttttacagaCCAAATAAGATAAGCTTCCTAGGTCCTTTCTCATTAATTAGGCCCTATGTTTATTACAATCATGGTAGTcctttatttatgtattttaatttgaattttttttcattgatgtGTGGGATAGTCTGGATGAGGTTTTAACACTGTCTTGCATGACCACATTAGTGTTTCCCCTATTTCTGTTGGAAATACCTCAGTTGAAACACCCTAATAGAAATAAGTTATTCTCCTTTTAGTCTATAGATGATGGGTATAAACTTTTCAAGAAAGATAAGTTCTGGCTGAAGGCTGGCAGCTTTCACTGACATcattcctctttattttttcctatggtCTGCAGAGTTAATCTCAGTCTTCACAGGTTTGGAAGTAGTGAGTTAACTGCTGCTAGAGGTCCAGCAGACTGTCTCCACGTGTCTGTTATTTTACAGGAGTGACAGTATCAATTTGTAAATAGCaagcattatttattattgctttACTAGAAAAgtacaacacttttttttttgtcttgctctAATTTCatagtaaatttattttctgaactaTTAAAgcctgtgttttcctttttgatagAGAAACTCATTGGTGTCCACTGTACTAATGGAATTAATAGAACCGGCTACCTTATATGTAGGTAAGGGttgtataaaagcaaaaatcagtgTTCAAAAAAGATAGTGGCTTTATATTAGTCTGTAAGCCCTTTGGAACAATAATCTAaccatgtttttcttcagatatcTTATAGATGTTGAAGGCTGGGATCCAGAGGCAGCAATCCAAGGTATTTCATACACTTTGAACTAAGGCAAATGTCGAGCTGTAATTCACAATTAACTACAATTGTATTCACAAATACCATAattctgttttactgttctTAGAATTATCTCATGTGCTGACCTCCATAGAAGATTTCTCTGACTGCTGATTCTGTTTCAAACAAGTTTTGAGCATGGCAAATTGCACCATAGGAGGATGTTTTGGCTgcttaacaattttttttcttttgctttgaagGGGTTTTTCAGTCATAGGTTGCTATTACTACTAGTTTtgattgtttaaaataataaaataaaaaaaagctgcaatgatCACAGCTTGATATAAAATATCAATATAAATACTTCAGGATTAGTATGAatgcaaattactttttttcaaattcacaATCTCATGGTCAACAGAAACCtgccttttcatatttttgtggCACAGTTTGCTCGCGTTTCATTAGACCcgcatctctttttctttagcttttggTGATGCTAGAGGTCATCGAATAGATGGTCTTGTATATCTCACAGATCTCAGAACTCAACCAATGAGAAGGTAagctaaagcttttttttactGCTTAAGATTTTCCAGCATGTTTACTGGTATTTTGAAGAATTCACATTCATAAGCCAGAATTAACCCCCTCTTAAACATTTAATATACAACCACGCATATTTTGCAAGACTTCTGATATGAATAACATGAAATACAATGTACTTCCTTTGTTTATCTTTTGtggttcaaaatatttttgtaatctGATGTGTACTATTGAGCATTGTTGTAGTTGCATCGTACTATTCCAACTATACTGAGTCTGTATTCTATCATTATAAATTGAAAAGAGCCACTGCAAAGATTTCATTACAAGGGCGGGTCTGCCTGCAGTTGTTGGTAGaatcagatatttaaaaaataatacaacagTTCTAGGGGGAAAATACAGTATGGGAAAAACTACTCAGAGTGGCAGATTGTTCTCAGCTCTGTTGTTCGTAGTAGACTATCCTGATGCAtaagaaatactttatttttatcataTCCACACCCTACTGTACCTAAGAACAGCTAATCTTTACGTCTTACTAAGTTATTTGTACCAATGATACCTTGTAGcattaaattgattttaaaataatatatgagTGATTTGGGTTGTCCTAGTTTAATTGAATGCcctttgttcttgttttaatgCTATCATTGCTTTATAGACTTTATGATTAAGTTAGTTCCATATCATATTTTTGAATAGGTATGGTGCTTGTCTCATATATTTTGGATGTTGTTCCAAATGTATGAAGTTTAGgtattctttttgctttctctgcagcCCTCCCCCAACTAGTTTTACAAGATTGAAGTTCTATAAGAAAATCATGAATACCTGTAACTTCAATTTAACATCCAAAAAATGCTGTAATTCTCAACTGAAgaatgtttctgtttgtttttttcctctctctcggtagtatgtttaaataaataaatgaaataaataaataaataacttatatgagctgtttttattcttcctaGTAACCTTGGAATGGATGTATGGGATTCAGATGAGGATATTGTTCCTCCTCCACATGCCATGGAAGGACCTGTGGAACGATTCCCAAATGAAGATTTTCAGGGGTAATAGgctgaaatgtgaaattaaaagcCAAAACTCCCCAGAGTGGGAAAGataattatttattactgtgtgttgtttttaaagtaccAATTCATTACAATGTTACAAGAAGGTCAGCTGATTTTAACAACTAGGTATGGTGTTTTGAAACATTGGAATTCCTATAAATATTCtaatttaaaagagattttgtgAATATAGCCTACTCACGCAAATTATATTTacggaaaatgaaaaaattcaaAAGATAAAGGGAAGACAGGGAATGTGTGTTATTAGAAGTTGCTGAGTAATTAGTTTACTTGGGAAAATTTTAGAGTTCCTTCTTTATTATTCTGCAGTTgtctgcaattatttttaattaatttggaATCACTGGTTTTGCCTGTTGAACAAGCACTATGGAATTAAAATTGAATGCTTGTCACAGCTTCTACTATGACATTGTTTAAAAGTTTTATAATCTTTCTTACTGTTTAGATTCTTAGTAGCTGTgatacgtatatatatattacttgcAATGTCTTTCATATCAATTCTTAGttaaaaaagcttattttcattaataacttGTACTTAGGAGTATAGATGTTctatttaagaaagaaattctttgcaGGTCTGGGAAAAGATTAAGAGTTTATGATGAGCACTCTCAGAATGATTTGCAAGGACAGATACAATTGAGAGATTTCGATTTCATTAATAAGGGAGCTGGACAAAGACGAAGACCATTTCATGACCATCAGACTCAAGATGATTTAAGAGCACCAATGCAGATGAGAAATTGGGACTACAACAGGGGACCAGGACAGCGGCGAAGGCCCTTTCCTGATCACCAGTTTTATGACGATTACCAAGAAGATACGCAGCTGAAAGacctagacttcagtaacaAGGGAGCTGGACAACAGTTGAGACCTTTTCATGGACACCAGTTCCATGATGATTTACAGGCAGAGAGACATTCAAGGGACTTTGAATTTAACAGAGGCCGTGGACAAAGGCAGAGATCTTTTCCTGACCATCCATCCCACAACAATTTGCAGGAAGATATGCAGTCAAAGGAGTTTgattttggtagcaggggccgTGGCCAGAGACGGAGGCAGTTCCATGACCACCAATCACATGATGAATTTCAGACTCCAATGCAGTTGAAAGAGTTAGATTGTGTCAACAAAGGTCCTGGCCAAAGACCAAGACCTTTCCATGACTATCAGTCCCATGATGACTTACAGCCACAGGTGCAACTGGGAGATTGTGAATTTGTTAATCGGGCTCACGGACAGAGGTTGAGACCTTTCCATGATCACCAACCGCACAACGACTTGCAAACAGAGATGCAACTAGAAGATTATGATAATAAAGGTCCTGGACAAAGGCGCAGACCTTTTCATGACTGTCAGCTTTATGATGACTTACAGGAACAGCCTCAGTTAAAAGATTTTGATTATGTTAATAAAGGGCAAGGACAAAGGCCAAGACCTTTCCATGATCATCCTGGTCACAATGACTTGCCACGTGAATGGTGTTCAGACAGGTAAATCACACTTTAGTTGTAAGGCCAGGATTAGAGAGAAAAAGTGTAGAGCTCAgcacttttaaattaaatttcaaattagTTCTTTGATATAtaagtataaaaaaaatttgaaacaaTAATCCTTCTAAAATCATATATGAATGATCAGTTAattaattcttttcattttgacttACGGAAGCATTTGATTTAAGCTGGAGTGTTGTAATTTCGAAAGCCAATGTTTCCTAAACTAGACGattatatttctttaatttaaagctTGTGTTTTACCTTTTTCAGACTCAGCTTGAAACAAAACTTTGTCCCAGTTTGTTTTGTATAGAAACTTAGATTTAAACACCAATTCTCAAGacatgaaattttatttatgtccTCAGTCAAACTGAGATAAGCTCTAATACTAAAAGGAAGTCTAACTTTCACTTATTTCGTGAGTTAATAATTTCCTAGAAATCCCTTTGCTTCTGAAGTTGCATCATATTCTCCCAAATACATACACCACTTACTACTAAACCTGCTGGATTCTGTAGTCAAGTTTCTgacataatatttaaaaatatttttttatctttcagaaCATAGTTCAGATATTTGCCAGTAAAGCCTgatttaattgttttcattGTACAGGTGAAACAGAGGACAGTGTATCATTaccaagaaatattttgacatgTTGAACTAATGAAGTTAAGATACTTctattaaaatttcatttgaagtaattttaattaatacttTTCAAGGGCCTGAAATAATTTGCATTCCTCTTAACGTGCAATTCttgcaattattttcagaagtcaatctttttcttcccatgaAAATGTACCGGAACCTCATTTTTCCTCATCTCCTTCACTTCATAGAGATTACGGGTCTGATAATGATGACTTTAACAGAAGCTATAGGTAAATAATAGATttcatatgctgttttttgacTTACCTTTCTACTTCAATCCCTTCAGAatccaaccaaaaaaaataattaactgtaCAGTGtaaaaatttgttttacttttttttttttttgcttaaatgcaatttaaactATTGAACCTGAACACTGAGCAAATTACATGACTAAATTGTGGTCCATCCATATCATGCTTGAATGTCATTATGAAATGGTTTGAGAAGCCCTAACTTGAGTCATTAGCATGAAAAGCACAGCTCAAACTGACTtactataaaatacaaaaaaaaacctgttttcaGTAAGCAGAAAAGTTGAAGTACAGATGCTGTATTTAACTCTTAACTGCTGTCTACCACATAATACTACCACAATATATCATAATGAGAGTATAAAGAAGAGAGAGGCAGACTCTTCATGGTGCACAGTGATAGGATAAGGGGCAACAGACTCCTGTTGGACTAATGGAACTTCTGTAacctgaatggaaaaaaaagtattactttGAGGACAGTCAGACACTGAAATGGGTTGTCCAGAATAGCTGTGGAATCTCCATCTGTTGAAATATGCTGAATTCAGCTGGACATGGTCTCTGTGCATCCTTATCTAATACAACCTACTTCGAGCAAGTGGCATGAATATGTACTACTAGAGATCCCTTCTATAAAATTAATCTATGGTTCACTGAAGGTGAAGATTTAAGATTATGAATGTTGTTCTGAATTGGTTTTATACTCCACTTTACATAGTATGCAATGTGCTTGAGAGTAAAGAGaatccaaaacaaaaagtgtatatataatattttgtaGATTCTTCTGTTGCAGAAGAATACATAACTAAAATAATTTGAGATATATTTATATTGC
Encoded proteins:
- the LOC106039715 gene encoding uncharacterized protein isoform X2 → MKALNVELGLIIDLTYTTRYYEVKDLPKSVQYKKLYTVGLEVPDNATILQFKKWVRKFLWENAGNEKLIGVHCTNGINRTGYLICRYLIDVEGWDPEAAIQAFGDARGHRIDGLVYLTDLRTQPMRSNLGMDVWDSDEDIVPPPHAMEGPVERFPNEDFQGSGKRLRVYDEHSQNDLQGQIQLRDFDFINKGAGQRRRPFHDHQTQDDLRAPMQMRNWDYNRGPGQRRRPFPDHQFYDDYQEDTQLKDLDFSNKGAGQQLRPFHGHQFHDDLQAERHSRDFEFNRGRGQRQRSFPDHPSHNNLQEDMQSKEFDFGSRGRGQRRRQFHDHQSHDEFQTPMQLKELDCVNKGPGQRPRPFHDYQSHDDLQPQVQLGDCEFVNRAHGQRLRPFHDHQPHNDLQTEMQLEDYDNKGPGQRRRPFHDCQLYDDLQEQPQLKDFDYVNKGQGQRPRPFHDHPGHNDLPREWCSDRSQSFSSHENVPEPHFSSSPSLHRDYGSDNDDFNRSYSNRTNCPEDNRRVHPSEEFNRGKNRFAPYSSRTMHPSSSVHQEGSSIDYERKTFQGEPTREMEQGKRLPVVTVDYNYGLPLDYGPEEEERNYDLPPRDRYNWH
- the LOC106039715 gene encoding uncharacterized protein isoform X1, giving the protein MVKKNTIPDGWRSLTPVGQPIPGTRFIAFKVPLKGAINQRLTPTQKFTPKDLIAAMKALNVELGLIIDLTYTTRYYEVKDLPKSVQYKKLYTVGLEVPDNATILQFKKWVRKFLWENAGNEKLIGVHCTNGINRTGYLICRYLIDVEGWDPEAAIQAFGDARGHRIDGLVYLTDLRTQPMRSNLGMDVWDSDEDIVPPPHAMEGPVERFPNEDFQGSGKRLRVYDEHSQNDLQGQIQLRDFDFINKGAGQRRRPFHDHQTQDDLRAPMQMRNWDYNRGPGQRRRPFPDHQFYDDYQEDTQLKDLDFSNKGAGQQLRPFHGHQFHDDLQAERHSRDFEFNRGRGQRQRSFPDHPSHNNLQEDMQSKEFDFGSRGRGQRRRQFHDHQSHDEFQTPMQLKELDCVNKGPGQRPRPFHDYQSHDDLQPQVQLGDCEFVNRAHGQRLRPFHDHQPHNDLQTEMQLEDYDNKGPGQRRRPFHDCQLYDDLQEQPQLKDFDYVNKGQGQRPRPFHDHPGHNDLPREWCSDRSQSFSSHENVPEPHFSSSPSLHRDYGSDNDDFNRSYSNRTNCPEDNRRVHPSEEFNRGKNRFAPYSSRTMHPSSSVHQEGSSIDYERKTFQGEPTREMEQGKRLPVVTVDYNYGLPLDYGPEEEERNYDLPPRDRYNWH